In a genomic window of Candidatus Thermoplasmatota archaeon:
- the mtnA gene encoding S-methyl-5-thioribose-1-phosphate isomerase, with protein sequence PVKAADDYAARISDMCRRIGENGDEVIRNGDSILTHCNAGALATVDHGTALAPMREAHRNGKKIFVYVDETRPRLQGAKLTAWELSNEGIDYAIIVDNAAGRLMQSGEVDVALVGADRIAANGDVANKIGTYEKALIAKDNNVPFYVAAPTSTIDFSLPEGQSIPIEERSESEVLYIGGRSIAPKGSKARNPAFDVTSKDLITGIITEKGIHKPYELRNLQG encoded by the coding sequence CCAGTCAAGGCGGCCGACGACTATGCCGCTCGGATTTCGGACATGTGCAGGAGGATCGGTGAGAACGGCGATGAAGTGATAAGGAACGGAGATTCCATCCTCACACACTGCAACGCTGGAGCGTTGGCGACAGTTGACCACGGAACCGCCCTCGCGCCCATGAGAGAGGCGCACAGGAACGGCAAGAAGATTTTCGTCTATGTCGACGAGACCCGCCCAAGATTGCAGGGAGCGAAGCTGACCGCCTGGGAGCTGTCCAACGAGGGCATAGACTATGCAATCATCGTGGACAACGCGGCGGGGCGCCTGATGCAGTCGGGAGAGGTGGACGTCGCCCTCGTTGGGGCGGACAGAATAGCGGCGAACGGAGATGTCGCGAACAAGATAGGGACGTACGAGAAGGCCCTGATCGCCAAGGACAACAACGTACCGTTCTATGTCGCAGCACCCACGAGCACGATAGACTTCTCCCTCCCGGAGGGTCAGAGCATCCCCATTGAGGAGAGGAGCGAGAGTGAGGTCCTGTACATCGGTGGGAGAAGCATAGCCCCGAAAGGATCAAAGGCAAGGAACCCGGCGTTCGACGTCACATCCAAAGATCTGATCACAGGCATAATCACAGAGAAGGGGATCCACAAACCGTATGAACTGAGGAACTTGCAGGGGTAG
- a CDS encoding ribosomal biogenesis protein — protein sequence MILVTTWFGSFLLDGDRVSEYKLFPKSARDIAARMRRANDSRIIGEERELVKDLDEFFVVEKRLEKIGGTNISVEPPFIRPEDYDFGRDLLHEAMILVAKERMTRAVGRDDHVSQAVNALDDMEKTANILYGRLKEWYGLHFPELEKLVDGDSYVRLISEFGSKDKMAEMKDVESIGFELTPEDEQTIMELASMIEEAISRKATLQAYIENGMRSFAPNVSEIAGPIIGARLIDLAGGLERLARLPSGTVQLLGAERALFRHLKSKTKPPKHGVLFQHPDVHRSPYWQRGAIARAYAGKICIAARADHYSKRFIAGELRKDLEKTLRRIKETRKEAPVPRKHRGKRR from the coding sequence ATGATCCTCGTTACAACCTGGTTCGGATCCTTCCTGCTTGACGGAGACCGAGTCTCGGAGTACAAGCTGTTCCCGAAGAGCGCCCGGGACATCGCAGCGAGGATGCGGAGGGCGAACGATTCCAGAATCATTGGAGAGGAAAGGGAGCTTGTCAAGGACCTTGACGAGTTCTTCGTCGTGGAGAAGAGGCTGGAGAAGATCGGAGGGACCAACATCAGTGTTGAACCTCCCTTCATACGCCCCGAGGACTACGACTTCGGCCGTGACCTGCTCCATGAGGCCATGATTCTCGTGGCGAAGGAGAGAATGACCCGGGCCGTGGGCAGGGACGATCATGTCTCGCAGGCCGTGAACGCGCTGGACGACATGGAGAAGACCGCCAACATCCTGTACGGCAGACTGAAGGAGTGGTACGGCCTCCATTTCCCTGAGCTGGAGAAACTCGTCGACGGAGACAGCTATGTGCGCCTGATATCCGAGTTCGGGAGCAAGGACAAGATGGCAGAGATGAAGGATGTGGAGTCCATTGGGTTCGAACTCACGCCAGAAGATGAGCAGACAATCATGGAACTGGCAAGCATGATAGAGGAAGCGATATCGAGGAAGGCAACGCTCCAAGCGTACATCGAGAACGGCATGAGGTCGTTCGCTCCCAATGTGAGCGAAATCGCGGGTCCGATCATCGGTGCAAGGCTCATAGATCTGGCGGGCGGTCTCGAACGGCTCGCGAGATTGCCCAGTGGCACGGTTCAACTCCTTGGCGCGGAAAGGGCGTTATTCAGACACCTGAAGAGCAAGACCAAACCCCCGAAGCATGGCGTGCTGTTCCAGCACCCCGATGTGCACAGATCCCCGTACTGGCAGAGAGGGGCGATTGCCAGGGCTTATGCGGGGAAGATATGTATCGCGGCCAGAGCCGACCACTACTCCAAGCGGTTCATAGCTGGGGAGCTGAGGAAGGACCTGGAGAAAACGCTGAGGAGGATCAAAGAGACCCGCAAGGAAGCCCCTGTGCCAAGGAAACATCGCGGCAAGAGGAGGTAG
- a CDS encoding ABC transporter substrate-binding protein: MTGVEKGSDTRRSAIALAILMAFMFLAFFGAVAQVALAGETRQDLILRIGAQDDMKSRNILAIGDVWSTNVLGPIYESVGQVDPATENPVPYNLLGIDVDDDGLFEESEYGVYTKLTNQSKVTAFYDLNGVYFHDGVQATMHDVLFAYHLNALDPITTSLDVLKDKNNLPGTNYSTSRWLHVWPVEADWVAAIPKGANESLRFALHFHQQATYARFTDWTLNAGSILPRHIWEGRGRLCLEATDGVCNNWRESIHPDFKRAYDEITNNGVPATEPDHFKFSDAESWLMEDDEVIGTGPFSFGQWTPGVTVKIDKNWDYKADVLACVQVAGECSGSYYSYMHQPYIDGMLFKIYKTAQAAVFALQAGEIDVVSWSVPPEFVIPLISDPNVEITATAEKGFFYLSYNMRMAPFGYPDNDPTKGDVGLWLRKAVAHVIDKKRIVTTLLQNFGVRGDQPVSPGFTKWYNASVTKYDYDLDKARQYLDDYYTIGGLWADPADPLGYAANGYRNLPSKGGADQIEILCPQADYDPIRAQACNMIAGDMKKVGLNAEANLVAFGIIVEKLTNRDMQMWVL; the protein is encoded by the coding sequence ATGACTGGTGTAGAGAAAGGATCTGATACGAGAAGAAGCGCGATTGCCCTTGCGATTCTGATGGCCTTTATGTTCTTGGCCTTTTTCGGGGCCGTGGCTCAAGTAGCTCTGGCAGGAGAGACCAGGCAAGACCTCATTCTGAGAATCGGTGCTCAGGACGACATGAAGTCGAGGAACATCCTCGCCATCGGTGATGTCTGGAGCACGAACGTGCTGGGCCCGATCTATGAGAGTGTTGGCCAGGTGGACCCGGCAACGGAAAACCCGGTTCCCTATAATCTCCTGGGGATCGATGTGGACGACGATGGCCTGTTCGAGGAGAGCGAGTATGGAGTATACACAAAGCTGACTAACCAGTCCAAGGTCACTGCCTTCTACGACCTGAATGGTGTCTACTTCCATGATGGCGTGCAGGCAACGATGCATGACGTTCTCTTCGCATATCATCTGAACGCTCTGGATCCAATCACGACATCCCTCGATGTGCTGAAGGACAAGAACAACCTGCCGGGCACCAACTACTCGACGAGCAGGTGGCTGCATGTCTGGCCTGTTGAGGCAGATTGGGTCGCCGCGATACCAAAGGGTGCGAATGAATCGCTGAGGTTCGCACTTCACTTCCACCAGCAAGCCACGTACGCGAGGTTCACGGACTGGACCCTGAACGCAGGCAGCATCCTCCCGCGCCACATATGGGAGGGTAGGGGCAGACTGTGTCTGGAGGCGACTGATGGCGTATGCAACAACTGGAGGGAGAGCATACACCCGGATTTCAAGCGCGCCTATGATGAGATAACGAACAACGGCGTACCCGCAACGGAACCTGACCATTTCAAGTTCAGCGACGCCGAATCCTGGCTTATGGAGGACGACGAGGTCATTGGAACGGGACCGTTCTCGTTCGGACAATGGACCCCCGGTGTCACGGTGAAGATAGACAAGAACTGGGACTACAAAGCGGACGTTCTCGCTTGCGTCCAGGTGGCAGGTGAGTGCAGCGGTTCATACTATAGCTACATGCATCAGCCGTACATCGACGGGATGCTGTTCAAGATATACAAGACCGCGCAGGCAGCCGTGTTCGCGCTCCAGGCGGGAGAGATAGACGTCGTGTCCTGGTCCGTTCCTCCCGAGTTCGTGATCCCCCTCATCTCGGACCCGAATGTGGAGATAACGGCAACGGCTGAGAAGGGATTCTTCTATCTCAGCTACAATATGCGAATGGCTCCGTTCGGCTATCCCGACAACGATCCCACAAAGGGCGATGTTGGGCTTTGGCTCAGAAAGGCAGTCGCCCATGTCATTGACAAGAAGAGAATCGTGACGACGCTGCTGCAGAACTTCGGTGTTCGTGGAGATCAGCCCGTGAGCCCTGGCTTCACGAAATGGTACAATGCGTCCGTTACGAAATACGATTACGATCTGGACAAGGCGAGACAGTATCTGGACGACTACTACACCATTGGAGGGCTCTGGGCGGACCCTGCCGACCCGTTGGGATATGCTGCAAACGGATACCGGAATCTCCCTTCGAAAGGTGGTGCTGACCAGATCGAGATACTGTGTCCCCAGGCGGACTACGATCCCATCCGTGCTCAGGCCTGCAACATGATAGCAGGCGACATGAAGAAGGTAGGGTTGAACGCAGAAGCGAACCTGGTGGCATTCGGGATAATCGTGGAGAAGTTGACCAACCGTGACATGCAGATGTGGGTCCT